One window of the Methanocaldococcus vulcanius M7 genome contains the following:
- a CDS encoding V-type ATP synthase subunit I: MKKLKAVILDEKIDSVVRSLHEEGIVEICDLSEKLENVEWKTLLSPSPSADYVRNVTSLMIKAGRILDMFSSVNKKETSIKDLLNPKPVEKKKVSFKSYEEVINYVEDILSKVSSEVDEPAEKLAELDNKKSKLLQLKEQISYLNGLEFDLKYLGAGPYVFIGTGSVPKEKTAHLKDELEKVADGYVDVFFGSEFEKDKKIRVPLVFITLKEKLEDVLSELRKFEFEKYDISGVEGTPTEALSKIESELKSIDAERNSLIEKLKSLAEKWEKELLAVYELLSIEKARGDAYSQFGKTKRTYYLEAYVPARDAEKAKNIIENSAEGFAFVEISEPDEPEEKIPVLLDNPKPVKPFEMLTEMYALPKYNEVDPTLLLVPGFLLFYGIMLTDAVYGLFLTLIGLFIWKKIGKVNEGASKLGYILTLAGIATIIMGIITGGYLGDFTYEFFGFDITQTPFALVNPLGESFYINSKHALFSLGGISVTNGPMAILVFSIFIGLVHLLVGLCVGFKENISRGNVGDAFINQGIWILLILSIFIGIGLMFAGASSLVAGGIIGIFVLLAILASMYKGYKSGGIMESILGAMDITGFLGNVLSYARLLALCLATGGLAMAVNIMAKLVNESVPIVGIIIAILILIVGHMFNFVMNGLGAFIHSLRLHYVEFFSQFYEGGGRRFNPFKANREYTTTA; the protein is encoded by the coding sequence ATGAAGAAGTTAAAAGCGGTGATATTGGATGAAAAAATTGACAGTGTTGTAAGAAGTTTGCACGAAGAAGGGATCGTAGAGATCTGCGATCTCTCTGAAAAATTAGAAAATGTAGAATGGAAAACACTGTTATCCCCTTCACCATCAGCTGATTATGTTAGAAATGTTACCTCACTAATGATTAAAGCAGGTAGAATTTTGGATATGTTTTCAAGCGTTAATAAAAAAGAAACGAGCATAAAAGATCTTTTAAATCCTAAACCAGTAGAAAAAAAGAAGGTTTCGTTTAAAAGTTATGAAGAAGTTATAAATTATGTTGAAGATATTCTCAGCAAAGTAAGTTCAGAGGTTGATGAGCCAGCTGAAAAACTTGCAGAACTCGACAATAAGAAATCAAAATTATTGCAATTAAAAGAACAAATATCCTACCTAAACGGCTTAGAATTTGATCTCAAATACTTGGGTGCAGGACCTTATGTATTTATAGGAACAGGAAGCGTTCCAAAAGAAAAAACTGCACATTTAAAAGATGAACTTGAAAAAGTTGCAGATGGATATGTAGATGTATTTTTCGGCTCAGAATTTGAAAAAGATAAAAAAATTAGAGTCCCATTGGTATTTATCACCTTAAAAGAAAAACTCGAAGATGTTTTATCTGAACTTAGAAAATTTGAATTTGAAAAATACGATATAAGTGGAGTAGAAGGAACTCCAACAGAGGCATTATCAAAAATCGAAAGTGAATTAAAATCTATCGACGCAGAGAGAAATAGTTTAATAGAAAAATTAAAATCATTAGCTGAAAAATGGGAGAAAGAGTTATTAGCTGTCTATGAATTGTTATCAATAGAAAAAGCGAGAGGAGATGCTTATTCACAATTTGGTAAAACAAAAAGGACATACTACTTAGAAGCATACGTTCCAGCAAGAGATGCAGAAAAAGCAAAAAATATCATTGAAAATTCAGCTGAGGGCTTTGCATTCGTTGAGATAAGTGAACCAGACGAGCCAGAAGAGAAGATACCTGTATTGTTAGACAATCCAAAACCAGTTAAACCATTTGAGATGCTCACAGAGATGTATGCATTACCAAAATACAACGAAGTTGATCCAACATTGTTATTAGTCCCTGGCTTCCTGCTATTCTATGGAATTATGCTAACTGATGCAGTTTATGGATTATTCTTAACCTTAATCGGGTTATTCATCTGGAAAAAAATTGGAAAAGTTAACGAAGGGGCAAGCAAACTCGGTTATATCTTGACATTAGCAGGAATTGCAACAATAATAATGGGTATAATAACAGGCGGATATTTAGGGGACTTTACTTATGAATTCTTTGGATTTGATATAACACAAACACCTTTCGCACTTGTTAACCCACTTGGAGAAAGCTTCTACATAAACAGTAAACATGCCCTATTCTCTCTCGGAGGAATAAGCGTAACTAACGGGCCAATGGCAATACTTGTATTTTCCATATTCATAGGATTGGTTCACTTATTGGTTGGATTATGTGTTGGATTTAAGGAGAATATCAGTAGAGGAAATGTTGGAGATGCATTTATCAATCAAGGGATATGGATTCTTCTAATTCTTTCAATATTTATAGGAATTGGGTTGATGTTTGCAGGAGCAAGTTCATTGGTAGCAGGAGGGATAATTGGAATCTTTGTATTATTAGCGATCTTAGCTTCAATGTATAAAGGTTATAAAAGCGGAGGAATAATGGAGTCAATACTTGGAGCAATGGACATAACCGGATTCTTAGGAAACGTTTTATCCTATGCAAGATTGCTGGCTCTATGTTTAGCAACTGGTGGTTTGGCAATGGCTGTAAACATAATGGCAAAACTTGTCAATGAATCTGTTCCAATAGTTGGAATCATAATCGCTATCCTGATATTGATTGTAGGACACATG
- a CDS encoding ArsR/SmtB family transcription factor yields MKLIDIVKMGDALSNPIRIKILYILNEQPRNIYELAKELELSRPVVYAHLRKLEEANLVESDLVLEGSRAKRIYKARDFKFCIDNETIKKLFEEK; encoded by the coding sequence ATGAAGTTGATAGATATTGTTAAAATGGGTGATGCATTGTCCAACCCAATACGTATAAAAATTCTCTACATTTTAAATGAACAACCAAGAAACATTTACGAATTAGCAAAAGAGTTAGAACTGTCGAGACCAGTTGTCTATGCCCATCTTAGAAAACTTGAGGAGGCAAACTTAGTAGAGAGTGATTTGGTGTTAGAAGGAAGTAGAGCAAAGAGGATATATAAAGCAAGAGATTTTAAATTCTGCATAGATAATGAAACAATAAAAAAACTTTTTGAGGAAAAATAA
- the eno gene encoding phosphopyruvate hydratase, translating to MNVILTKSYTGGRLLYNVDERFEIKDLIAREVIDSRGNPTVEVEVITKGNGYGSAIVPSGASTGSHEALELRDKQKRFGGKGVLMAVENVNSIIKPEILGYDARMQREIDTIMIELDGTPNKSRLGANAILAVSLAVAKAAAATAKIPLYKYLGGFNSYVMPVPMMNVINGGKHAGNDLDLQEFMIMPVGATSISEAIRMGSEVYHTLKSVIIEKYGKNAANVGDEGGFAPPLKTAREALDLLTESVKKAGYEDEIVFALDPAASEFYKDGYYHVEGKKLTREELLEYYKALVEEYPIVSIEDPFHEEDFEGFALITKELDIQIVGDDIFVTNAERLRKGIEMGAANALLLKVNQIGTLSEAVDSANLAFRNGYGVVVSHRSGETEDTTIADLAVALNSGQIKTGAPARGERTAKYNQLIRIEQELGLSKYAGRKFRCPF from the coding sequence ATGAATGTTATTTTAACAAAATCTTATACAGGTGGTAGATTGTTATACAATGTAGATGAGAGATTTGAGATTAAAGATCTAATCGCGAGAGAGGTTATCGATTCGAGAGGAAATCCAACAGTAGAGGTTGAGGTTATAACAAAAGGAAACGGCTATGGATCTGCAATAGTGCCAAGTGGTGCTTCAACGGGATCACACGAGGCGTTAGAATTGAGAGATAAACAGAAGAGATTTGGAGGGAAAGGGGTTTTAATGGCTGTTGAGAACGTGAATTCGATAATTAAGCCAGAGATTTTGGGATACGATGCAAGAATGCAAAGAGAAATAGATACAATAATGATAGAGTTGGATGGAACTCCAAATAAATCAAGATTAGGAGCTAACGCTATATTAGCAGTTTCATTAGCAGTGGCAAAAGCAGCGGCAGCAACGGCAAAAATTCCACTTTATAAATATCTTGGAGGATTTAACTCCTATGTCATGCCAGTTCCGATGATGAATGTAATAAATGGAGGAAAACATGCGGGAAATGATCTTGATCTTCAAGAGTTCATGATAATGCCTGTAGGAGCTACATCCATTTCTGAAGCTATAAGAATGGGATCTGAGGTTTATCACACTTTAAAAAGTGTTATAATTGAGAAATATGGAAAAAATGCTGCAAATGTTGGAGATGAAGGAGGTTTTGCTCCTCCTTTAAAAACTGCAAGGGAGGCATTAGATCTATTAACTGAAAGTGTTAAAAAAGCAGGATATGAAGATGAAATCGTCTTTGCATTAGATCCTGCTGCTTCAGAATTCTATAAAGATGGTTATTATCATGTAGAAGGTAAGAAATTGACAAGAGAAGAACTGTTGGAGTATTATAAAGCATTAGTTGAGGAGTATCCAATTGTATCTATTGAAGATCCATTCCACGAAGAGGATTTCGAGGGTTTTGCACTTATTACCAAAGAGTTGGATATACAAATAGTTGGAGATGACATATTTGTTACAAATGCTGAAAGATTGAGAAAAGGAATAGAAATGGGGGCAGCAAACGCTCTACTCTTGAAAGTCAATCAAATTGGAACCCTAAGTGAGGCAGTTGATTCTGCAAACTTGGCTTTTAGAAATGGTTATGGGGTTGTTGTTTCACACAGGAGTGGAGAGACAGAGGATACAACAATAGCTGATTTAGCAGTTGCTTTGAACTCGGGACAGATAAAAACAGGAGCTCCAGCAAGAGGGGAGAGAACGGCTAAATATAATCAATTAATAAGGATAGAGCAGGAATTAGGATTAAGTAAATATGCAGGTAGAAAGTTTAGGTGTCCATTCTAA
- a CDS encoding TldD/PmbA family protein encodes MEADIEKLIKIGEKEGFETEVFFVKSYSDSVDLDGKSVDCFQSGVSYGLGVRVLKDGKVGFAYANKFDEDIVYKAIKNVVEDKYVEFAEPQKYREVKGIFCKNVLDLSEDELLDNLIVMRDIALENGATVLSGGVDRARVYERIVNSNGVDVEEESTYFSASIFIMYEGETSYEGKTLHDVFNVEEISHKALELAKKSSNGKEFHYKGTIVLSPRALNNLLSYTLMPAFSAENVQRGRSILRGKIGEQIFSENITIIDDGTLDNALNSSKFDGEGTATQRTILVENGVLKNYLYDIKRSKKEGKSSTGNASRSYQTLPYISPTNFIIEETNTSLEDLEEYIFVNGIIGSHTSNPITGDFAVEIQNSFYYKDGEIVPIKRGMFGGNIFEMLKDALPLKDSEQRGKLISPPVAFKGEIV; translated from the coding sequence ATGGAAGCGGATATTGAAAAATTGATAAAGATTGGAGAGAAAGAGGGATTCGAAACGGAAGTTTTTTTTGTTAAATCTTACAGTGATAGTGTTGATCTGGATGGAAAGAGTGTGGATTGCTTCCAATCTGGCGTTTCCTATGGTTTAGGAGTTAGGGTTTTAAAAGATGGAAAAGTTGGATTTGCATATGCAAATAAATTCGATGAAGATATTGTCTATAAGGCAATAAAAAATGTTGTAGAGGATAAATATGTTGAATTTGCCGAACCTCAAAAATATAGGGAAGTAAAAGGAATATTCTGCAAAAATGTTTTAGATCTAAGTGAAGATGAATTGTTAGATAATCTTATAGTTATGAGAGATATTGCTCTTGAAAATGGTGCTACTGTTTTAAGTGGAGGGGTTGATAGAGCAAGAGTTTATGAAAGAATAGTTAACTCTAACGGAGTGGATGTAGAGGAAGAAAGCACGTATTTTTCAGCTTCAATTTTTATAATGTATGAAGGAGAGACATCCTATGAAGGAAAAACCTTACATGATGTATTTAATGTAGAGGAAATTAGTCATAAAGCATTAGAATTGGCTAAAAAATCTTCAAATGGTAAAGAATTTCATTATAAAGGAACTATTGTTTTATCTCCAAGAGCATTGAATAATTTGCTTTCATATACATTAATGCCGGCTTTTAGTGCTGAGAATGTTCAAAGAGGTAGAAGTATTTTAAGAGGAAAAATTGGAGAGCAGATTTTCAGTGAAAATATAACGATAATAGATGATGGAACATTAGATAACGCTTTAAACTCTTCAAAATTTGACGGAGAAGGAACGGCAACGCAGAGAACCATTTTAGTTGAGAACGGAGTTTTAAAAAACTATTTGTATGATATAAAAAGATCTAAAAAAGAAGGAAAATCATCTACTGGAAATGCTTCGAGAAGTTATCAAACCCTCCCTTATATCTCCCCAACAAACTTTATAATAGAAGAAACAAATACTTCTCTTGAAGATCTCGAAGAATATATTTTTGTAAATGGAATTATAGGATCCCACACGTCTAATCCAATAACTGGGGACTTTGCAGTGGAGATACAAAATTCCTTCTATTATAAAGACGGAGAAATTGTTCCAATTAAAAGAGGAATGTTTGGAGGAAATATATTTGAAATGCTTAAAGATGCTCTGCCATTAAAAGATTCTGAACAGAGAGGAAAATTAATTTCTCCACCAGTGGCTTTTAAAGGAGAAATTGTTTAA
- a CDS encoding XTP/dITP diphosphatase, which yields MKIYFATGNLNKIKEAKIILKDLNVELERVNIEYPEIQGSLEEVAEFGAKWVYNILKKPVIVEDSGFFVEVLDGFPGTYSKFVQETIGNEGILKLLEDKDNRNAYFKTVIGYCDENGVKLFKGVVKGQVSREIRSKGYGFAYDSIFIPEGENRTFAEMTTEEKSKISHRKKAFEEFKKFLLSDLLKRKDKN from the coding sequence ATGAAGATCTATTTTGCTACCGGAAATTTAAATAAAATTAAAGAAGCAAAGATTATTTTAAAAGATTTAAATGTGGAATTAGAAAGAGTAAATATTGAGTATCCAGAGATACAAGGGAGTTTAGAAGAAGTTGCTGAATTCGGGGCAAAATGGGTTTATAATATATTAAAAAAGCCAGTTATTGTGGAAGATAGTGGGTTTTTTGTTGAGGTATTGGATGGATTTCCAGGAACATATTCAAAATTTGTTCAAGAAACAATTGGAAATGAAGGAATTTTAAAACTTTTAGAAGATAAAGATAATAGAAATGCCTATTTTAAAACAGTTATTGGTTATTGCGATGAAAATGGAGTTAAATTATTCAAGGGCGTTGTTAAAGGACAAGTCAGCAGGGAAATTAGAAGTAAGGGCTATGGATTTGCTTATGATAGTATTTTTATCCCAGAAGGAGAAAACAGAACTTTTGCAGAAATGACTACGGAAGAAAAAAGCAAAATATCGCATAGAAAAAAAGCTTTTGAAGAATTTAAAAAGTTTCTATTAAGCGACCTATTAAAAAGAAAAGACAAAAATTAA
- the ahaH gene encoding ATP synthase archaeal subunit H, with product MSVSVMEAIKEVKLAEEEAVKEIEEAKSKAEQIKAEAIEEAKKLILEVEEEAKKLVEEMIKKAEEEAKKEAEKIIAETEKEIKEIMSIAKVKILSLKLSEILEI from the coding sequence ATGAGCGTTAGTGTTATGGAAGCAATAAAGGAAGTGAAGTTAGCTGAAGAGGAAGCAGTTAAAGAAATTGAAGAAGCAAAGAGCAAAGCAGAACAAATAAAAGCAGAGGCAATTGAAGAAGCAAAGAAATTGATCTTAGAGGTTGAAGAAGAAGCAAAAAAACTTGTAGAGGAGATGATTAAAAAAGCAGAAGAAGAAGCAAAAAAAGAAGCAGAGAAGATAATTGCTGAAACTGAGAAGGAGATAAAGGAAATAATGTCCATTGCAAAGGTTAAAATACTCTCATTGAAACTATCAGAGATCCTTGAAATTTAA
- a CDS encoding 4Fe-4S dicluster domain-containing protein, producing the protein MAVTIDYNLCKGAECAECANNCPMEVFEIDGDKVVVARPDDCTYCGVCEDVCPTGAVKVEPE; encoded by the coding sequence ATGGCAGTAACAATCGATTACAATCTATGTAAGGGAGCTGAGTGTGCTGAGTGTGCAAACAACTGCCCAATGGAGGTCTTTGAAATTGATGGGGATAAAGTTGTTGTAGCAAGACCTGATGACTGCACCTACTGCGGTGTTTGTGAAGATGTATGCCCAACAGGAGCTGTAAAAGTAGAACCAGAATAA
- the nucS gene encoding endonuclease NucS, whose protein sequence is MKVHFLHKPDIKNLVNFIKEHIYDSVIILLSRCSVIYDGRAKSTLNEGDRIIMIKPDGSLLIHKNKKREPVNWQPSGSSISYKIENKQFIIRSIRKKPREVLEIIVYEVYHACAFKCEDYEELNLTGSEGDMVDMIFKNPKLIEEGFKPLSKEYQIPTGIIDILGKDENNNWVILELKRRRADLQSVSQLKRYVEYFKSKYGEKRVRGILVAPSLTTGALNLLKSENLEFKKLTPPKKDQTLSKKLNKKHNTINKIAILDEWL, encoded by the coding sequence GTGAAAGTCCACTTTTTACATAAGCCGGATATTAAAAATTTAGTAAATTTTATTAAAGAGCATATCTATGATTCAGTAATTATTTTACTATCAAGATGTAGCGTAATATATGACGGAAGAGCAAAGAGCACCCTAAATGAAGGAGATCGAATCATCATGATAAAACCTGATGGATCGCTCCTAATTCACAAAAATAAAAAAAGAGAACCAGTTAATTGGCAACCTTCAGGGAGCTCAATATCCTACAAAATTGAAAATAAACAATTTATTATAAGAAGTATTAGGAAAAAACCAAGAGAAGTTTTAGAGATAATTGTTTATGAAGTGTATCATGCCTGCGCTTTTAAGTGTGAGGACTATGAAGAATTAAATCTAACAGGCAGCGAAGGAGATATGGTAGATATGATATTTAAAAATCCCAAGTTAATTGAGGAGGGATTTAAACCGTTATCTAAGGAGTATCAAATCCCTACTGGAATAATTGACATACTCGGAAAAGACGAAAATAATAATTGGGTCATTTTAGAGTTAAAAAGACGAAGAGCCGATCTACAATCTGTCTCTCAGTTAAAAAGATACGTCGAATATTTTAAAAGCAAATACGGAGAAAAAAGAGTTAGGGGAATTTTGGTAGCCCCTTCATTAACTACTGGTGCTTTAAATCTTCTAAAATCAGAAAATTTAGAATTTAAAAAGTTAACTCCTCCTAAAAAAGATCAAACGCTTAGTAAAAAATTAAATAAGAAACATAATACAATTAACAAAATAGCAATTTTAGATGAATGGTTATAA
- the glyS gene encoding glycine--tRNA ligase — protein sequence MEKDIYEKIMDLAKRRGYLWSSFEIYGGIAGFVDYGPLGCLLKNNIISKFREQYIIKEGFYEIESPTVTPYEVLKASGHVDNFTDPIVECKNCLESFRADHLIEEFVDVDTEGKTLKDLEELIRKHNIRCPKCGGELGEVKKFNLMFVTSIGPGGKRTGYMRPETAQGIFIQFRRLAQFFRNKLPFGVIQIGKSYRNEISPRQGVIRLREFTQAEVEYFVHPERKEHERFDLIKDEVVPLLPSERQMDENLKDDEKILKMSIEEAVEKGIIRHQTIAYFIALTKRFLEEIGIDKDKIRFRQHLPNEMAHYAIDCWDAEIYTERFGWIECVGIADRTDYDLRSHSSHSGVELSIFVELDEEREIETFEINLNYKVVGKIFKKDTKAIEEYINNLSEKEKEEFVKSIEKDGKVIINIDGKDFEILKDYVEIKKVKKVIKGEKVIPHVIEPSYGIDRITYCLLEHAYREEEDRVYLDLKPSVAPIKAYVLPLVNKDDMPKIAKEIEQMLRENGIIAEYDDSGAIGRRYMRADEIGVPFCITVDGQTLKDGTITIRERNTREQVRIHIEELVEYLKSKV from the coding sequence GTGGAAAAAGATATTTATGAAAAGATTATGGATTTAGCAAAAAGAAGAGGTTATTTATGGAGTTCATTTGAGATTTATGGAGGAATTGCAGGATTTGTTGATTACGGTCCTTTAGGATGTTTATTAAAAAATAACATCATATCAAAGTTTAGAGAGCAATATATTATTAAAGAAGGATTTTATGAGATTGAGAGCCCTACTGTAACTCCTTACGAAGTTTTAAAAGCATCTGGGCACGTTGATAATTTTACAGACCCAATTGTTGAATGTAAAAACTGCTTAGAGTCGTTTAGAGCAGATCATCTAATTGAAGAGTTTGTAGATGTAGATACAGAAGGAAAAACATTAAAGGACTTGGAAGAGTTGATTAGAAAACATAATATAAGGTGTCCAAAGTGTGGAGGAGAGCTTGGAGAGGTTAAGAAATTCAACTTGATGTTTGTTACTTCTATAGGGCCAGGAGGAAAGAGAACTGGTTATATGAGACCTGAAACAGCGCAGGGAATATTTATACAGTTTAGGAGGTTAGCTCAATTTTTCAGAAATAAGTTGCCATTTGGTGTAATTCAGATTGGTAAAAGTTATAGAAATGAGATTTCTCCAAGACAGGGAGTTATTCGACTGAGAGAATTCACTCAGGCAGAGGTTGAATACTTTGTCCATCCAGAGAGAAAGGAACATGAGAGATTTGATTTGATTAAGGATGAAGTTGTTCCTCTCTTACCTTCTGAAAGGCAGATGGATGAAAACCTAAAAGATGATGAAAAGATACTCAAAATGAGCATTGAAGAAGCAGTAGAAAAGGGAATTATAAGACATCAAACAATTGCCTACTTTATTGCCTTAACAAAGAGGTTTTTGGAAGAGATTGGAATTGATAAAGATAAGATTAGATTTAGACAGCACTTACCAAATGAGATGGCTCACTATGCTATCGACTGCTGGGATGCTGAGATATATACAGAGAGGTTTGGATGGATTGAGTGTGTTGGAATTGCTGATAGAACTGACTATGATTTAAGAAGCCACTCTTCACATAGCGGAGTTGAGCTTTCGATATTTGTTGAACTTGATGAAGAAAGAGAGATCGAGACATTTGAAATAAATCTAAATTATAAGGTTGTTGGAAAGATATTTAAGAAAGATACAAAGGCAATTGAGGAATATATAAACAATTTAAGTGAAAAAGAGAAAGAAGAGTTTGTTAAAAGCATTGAAAAGGATGGAAAGGTAATAATAAACATTGATGGAAAGGACTTTGAGATTTTAAAGGATTATGTTGAAATTAAAAAGGTTAAAAAAGTTATTAAGGGGGAGAAGGTTATTCCTCACGTTATAGAGCCATCCTATGGAATTGATAGAATTACCTACTGCTTATTAGAACACGCTTATAGGGAAGAAGAGGATAGAGTTTATTTGGACTTGAAGCCATCAGTCGCCCCTATAAAGGCCTATGTTCTGCCGTTAGTTAATAAGGATGATATGCCAAAAATAGCTAAGGAAATAGAACAGATGTTAAGAGAAAATGGCATTATAGCTGAGTATGATGACAGTGGAGCTATTGGGAGGAGATACATGAGGGCTGACGAGATTGGAGTTCCATTCTGTATAACAGTAGATGGACAAACATTGAAAGATGGGACTATAACAATTAGAGAGAGAAATACAAGAGAGCAGGTTAGAATACACATTGAGGAGTTAGTTGAGTATCTAAAAAGCAAGGTATAA
- a CDS encoding DNA-directed RNA polymerase subunit K: MRLTKFEIARILGARSLQISDGAYATIKTTCDSSLKIAYEEIKQEKVPLKPVRPKM; this comes from the coding sequence TTGCGACTAACCAAGTTTGAAATTGCGAGAATACTTGGAGCGAGAAGTTTACAAATTTCAGATGGAGCATATGCAACAATAAAAACAACGTGCGATAGTTCACTCAAAATAGCATACGAAGAGATAAAGCAAGAAAAAGTTCCTTTAAAACCAGTTAGACCAAAAATGTAA
- a CDS encoding triphosphoribosyl-dephospho-CoA synthase, which translates to MNPFDVMKASQIACCLEVSSFKPGNVHRNRDYKDIKYHHFINSGIAFGNVIYEASQKDKDVGLYIKKAVIESKKWSPTNANLGIIMLHIPIAMAAGKLKNFNENKLKENLKKIAENTTVEDALNVYDAINIAMAYVNKPKKGPDVNSEEAKKELIEKNLTLLDVYKISAEWDNISKEWVDNFKISFEGYNLLKKYYKEFNNINLAITKTFLNLLAKYPDTLIARKRGFETALKVSKMAEDVLNNFTEEKVKEFDRYLSKDGNKLNPGTTADLIASSLMIFILDRIDKGETVLW; encoded by the coding sequence GTGAATCCCTTTGATGTTATGAAGGCATCTCAAATTGCCTGTTGCTTAGAGGTTAGTTCCTTTAAGCCGGGAAATGTTCATAGGAATAGGGACTATAAGGATATAAAATACCATCACTTCATAAACTCTGGAATTGCATTTGGAAATGTTATTTATGAAGCATCTCAAAAAGATAAGGATGTTGGCTTATACATAAAAAAGGCAGTTATTGAGAGTAAAAAATGGTCTCCAACTAATGCAAACTTAGGCATTATAATGCTACACATTCCCATAGCAATGGCTGCCGGAAAATTAAAAAATTTTAATGAAAATAAATTAAAAGAGAATTTAAAGAAAATTGCTGAAAATACAACTGTTGAAGATGCCTTAAATGTCTATGATGCTATAAATATAGCAATGGCTTATGTTAATAAACCAAAGAAAGGTCCTGACGTTAATTCCGAAGAAGCGAAAAAGGAACTTATTGAAAAAAATTTAACTCTCTTAGATGTTTATAAAATATCCGCAGAATGGGATAATATAAGCAAAGAATGGGTTGATAACTTTAAAATCTCATTTGAGGGCTACAATTTATTAAAAAAGTATTATAAAGAGTTCAACAACATCAACTTAGCCATAACAAAAACATTTTTAAACCTATTGGCTAAATATCCTGATACATTAATCGCAAGAAAGAGAGGTTTTGAAACTGCCTTAAAAGTTTCTAAAATGGCTGAAGATGTATTAAATAACTTTACTGAAGAGAAGGTTAAAGAGTTTGATAGATATTTATCAAAGGATGGTAATAAATTAAACCCCGGAACAACTGCTGATTTAATTGCTTCATCATTGATGATATTTATATTGGACAGGATAGATAAAGGGGAAACGGTTTTATGGTAA
- a CDS encoding DUF531 domain-containing protein: protein MKKLKRMTVILYNSYDKLRWHEAHKRAIARAAPICYAYDCNMAIMDFPCSMEDILNIKTTIGSSGKYLEQLIDENRFFIVDKFLPQFGVPIASTSKPEETKKISPQDVANLLNKKPVGIYIGLGRHGLPKDIMKTSVYHLDITEKNISLETCTAIGAIPAKIHTITQLQLKSLEIKKL, encoded by the coding sequence ATGAAAAAACTTAAACGAATGACGGTTATATTATACAACTCATACGATAAACTTAGGTGGCATGAAGCACACAAAAGGGCAATAGCAAGAGCAGCTCCGATATGTTATGCATACGACTGCAACATGGCTATAATGGACTTTCCATGCAGTATGGAAGATATTTTAAATATAAAAACAACTATTGGAAGCTCAGGAAAATACTTAGAACAACTTATAGATGAAAATAGATTTTTTATAGTGGATAAATTCCTACCTCAATTTGGAGTTCCAATCGCTTCAACATCTAAACCCGAAGAAACAAAGAAGATCTCTCCTCAAGATGTTGCCAACCTACTAAATAAAAAACCTGTTGGGATTTATATTGGTCTTGGACGACATGGACTTCCTAAAGATATTATGAAAACCTCCGTATATCATCTTGATATAACGGAGAAAAATATTTCATTAGAGACATGCACGGCGATAGGAGCCATCCCTGCCAAGATACACACTATTACACAATTACAATTAAAAAGTTTAGAGATTAAAAAGTTATGA
- a CDS encoding HypC/HybG/HupF family hydrogenase formation chaperone has translation MCLAIPCKVIEIIEEDGEKYAIAEYKGVKQKAKLTLLDKEVKIGDYILIHTGYALEVLNEEDAKLSLEAWDELFKALEEME, from the coding sequence ATGTGTTTAGCAATTCCTTGTAAGGTTATTGAGATCATTGAAGAGGATGGAGAAAAATATGCGATTGCAGAATATAAAGGTGTGAAACAAAAGGCAAAGTTAACATTGCTTGATAAGGAAGTAAAAATTGGAGATTACATATTAATACACACGGGCTATGCGTTGGAAGTTTTAAATGAGGAGGATGCAAAACTAAGCTTAGAAGCTTGGGATGAATTATTTAAAGCCCTTGAAGAAATGGAATAA